The region CCATCGGGAAAGACGCCTTCGGGCTCGTCATACTGCCCGGGAGCGTTGGAGAGGTTGGTGACCTTCTTCGTGGTGAGGTCGATGCTGGCGACGTCGGTGCCTTGATGGCCGTACGCGCTGAAAGTTAGCACGCGCTCGTCGGGCGACACGTAGTTCTGTGTTTCCATCGTGCAGCGGAAGGGCAGATCCTTGCTCTCGATGATGACCTGCTGGTTCGCCAGCTTTGGCTTGCCATCTTCCATGACGATATCCGCCTCCAGCATCCGCGAGCTATCGCGTTCCATCTCTTCGGGATACTCGGCGGCGACGTGGGTCCACGCGATGTGCATGCGCTTGCGCGAAACGGCGGCTCCTTCACTGCACTTGGTGCCGAGTGGTACAGGACGTTTGGTGCCGCTTTTATCCAGTACCGAAAGCCAGCACTGCGTGCGCGCCTCACCAATATGGGCGGGGTCGAACTGCTCTGGCCCGGACAGGAGGATGTCGTCATTCGCGAGGTAGGTCGCCCGGGTGTAGCCGTGGTGCGGATAGTGCGAGGTGAGGTTGCGGATGCGCTTGGTCGCGAGATCGAGCTCCATCGCATCACCGAAGGTCTTCGAGAGAAACAGGACCTTGGTGCCATCGTGTGAAAAGTCAGCACGTTCGCCGAACCACGTCAGCCGCGTGATGTGCGGCGGCAGATGATCGGCCGGGCTTTCAGGCTCGGCGGACGCAGAAACGATTCCGGCAAGCACCGCGGTACAGATCAGGGCCCGGCTTTTCATGGTTCCGCCATTGGAGCCGAACATGGGCTCAGGTCAAGGCCACCGCAGGGCAGCAACGTCCCTACTCTCCGACAGGCTCGAAGAACACCTGGCAAAACCCGCGTCCGCCCGCCGGCGTGAGGGACACCGATTGCTCCGCCCGCTGCTGCGGCGTCATCGCCTCGATCTGTGCCCGCGTGAACGTGACGACCCGATTGGCCGAATCCGCGAGATTGGAAAGACCGCCACTACGATGCAGATAGTAGTTTCCCAGGGGCTTCAGCCCGGGAAGATGCACCACGATACCACCTCCGGAAGCTTCGCAACGAACGCGAAACGCGAGGTCGTCGGCGGGATCATTCGGGTCGAGTTGAAGTTCATACTCCGCCAAGTTGTTGGCACCACCGCCGTCCGAGTCTCCGGCGGTCTGCCCGGCCAAGCCGTGCTGGGCGAGCCATTCCTCAAAGGTCGGCGCAACCACGACCGTCGGTTTCGTGAAGACCTCGATGCCGGATAGCACCGGGTTATTCGTCCCGTGCAGGAAGCCGATATTCAGCTGCCCGTCGGTCACTGTTACAGGAACTTCCACCGCCAGTGCCGTGTTCGCTCCGACGCGGGCGAAGATGTCGAAATCGTCCACCGCCAATGCGCCCTCGGCGGTAATATCGAACACGCGTCCGCCGACAAACGAAACGCTGGGCACGACCTCCACGAAATGCAGCACCACGCGGTAGTCGCCATTCGGCACGGCCAGCCCGTAGGTCAGCTCAGGGGCGGAATCGCGGTCGATGCGGCGCTTCTGATAGAGCGCTGGCTTGTCGGTGCCGGTGATAATGGCGGTGTTCGTATCAGTGTAACCTGTGTTGGAACCGTAGTCCGCCGCCCAAGTGTTTCCCTGAGGATCCACATATGAGGCATTGCTTCCCACATTCACCCGCAACAGCGCGGAAGGACTAAGCGTCGGGGTGGCGGTGATGGTGGCCGCTGTGGATTCATTTCCTGCGGCATCGATGGCTCTAACGTCGTAGGTGTAGGCTGTGCCATTGGATAGACCCGCGTCGGCGTAAGTGAGGGCACCGACCGTCGCGATCGGAGTCGGGTTGCCGTTGCGGCGGATGCGGTAGCCGGTCACGCCCACCTCATCGGTGGATGCATTCCATGTAAGCTGGACGGTGCCATTCCCAGTGTTGGCATTCAGGGAGCCGGGCCGTGTCGGCGCCACGGTGTCGGCAGGTGTGGTGACGGACAGCGATGCCGCGCCGGAGTGATTGCCTGCGGCGTCGTAGGCTTTCACTTGGTAAGTGTATAAAGTTGAAGGCGAGCGGCCGGTGTCAGTGAAGGTCGTCTGCTGGGTGGTTCCGATCTCCGTCGCTCCACGATAGACTCGATAGCCAGCCACGGCGACGTTGTCGGTGGATGCGGACCAGCCAAGGGTCACGCTTGCGGCAGTGGCCGAATTGACGGCGAAATTTCCGGGCACGCCAGGAGCCTCGGTATCGCTGGAGCCCGAGCCGCCGGGATCGTAATCAATCGTGAGGATGTTAGAGCACGAGCTGCGGTCGCCGCTGCCGTCCACGAGCACGGCGGAGAGCACTTTGATTCCCTCTGGAGCATCGGCATGGGCCAAGGTAGCCACCACATCGACGAATCCACCGGCACCGATCGTGGCCGTATTGAAACCATAAGCGACCGCCTTGTTCGTCTCATACGGTTCGACATCGTAGCCACTGCCGATGATGTGGAGCTCGGTGTGTACCACCCACAGTCTCACCGTGGCTCCCGCGGGTCCGGTGACGCGCACCGTGGGATAGGAATTCACGGTGAAAGGCGATGTCTTTCCCGTCACCGCGATGGTTGGCGTGGCCAGATTGGATGCGGACAAGACGCCCTGCGACATCTTGTTGCTGTTAGAACTTCCGGTGACGCCGCCCATGCGCACGACTCGCGTAGTTCCATTGTCGAAGGTGACCGTCACGGTGGCTCCAATGACCTCCAGCCCGGAAACGCTTGCCGCGTGATCCGGCCCCGGAGGAGGTGCGCCCTTCACGCTGGTGGGATCGATGTCAGAGGAAAAGGTCATCGTTTTCCCCGCGCCAAAGGATACCCCGGCGCCGAAGTCGACGCGAAGGACATCGTAGCCATCCGCGCTGCCGATGCCATCGTGCGGCGACTCGAAGGCGTGGGTGGGCGTGCCAGTGCCGGAAAATGAATCGAGCTGGAATTCCTTGCCATCCGGATCACCCGCCGTGCCCGCGGGATCGAAGACGACGTCCGGCAGGATCGCGGTGCTCAGGTCGATCTTCGCGGAGAGGATCTTCTCACCGGAGGTCGACAGGTTCTCTAACTGGAACGATCCGCCGGTGTTGGTGCTGGAGGTTTCGAGACTGCCGCTGCCGCTATTGATGGTAAGCCGCGCGGCGGCAGCACCTTCACTAACAACGGGAGCCAAGGACAGGATCGCGGCCAACAGGCCAAGCCGGTGAAACGGCACGGTGGATGGGAAAAGCAGTTGGGGGGACAGCTTCATGGGGCCCGGCGGGGGGAAGCCGGTGAAGGGATCATTTCCCGAAACCGCGGCAATCGCAAGCAGCGTCCGGACAAAAGCCCATTCTTACTTCCGTTTGCGCTCCAGGGAATGTGGACCTATCCGTTTCCCACCATGAAGCCACTCCACCCTTTGCTTTTTGCCACGCTGGGAAGCTTTGCCCTGCTGGTCGGCACGGTCGACGCCAAGCCGGATAAGGAGAAGGACAAGGGAAAAGGCGGGGACAAGCACGCCGAGAAGGGCAACAAGGGGAAGCCTGACAAGAACGACAAGCAGGAAGAGAAGGCCGACAAGCATGCGGCCAAGGACGAGGAAAAGGGCAAGAAGCCGAAGTTCAAGGATACCGAGCGCACCCGAGTGGTCGGCTACTTTGAAAACTATCGCAACGAAGCCCACGGCCTGCCGCCGGGATTGGCGAAAAACCTTCGCCGCGGAAAACCGCTGCCTCCGGGCTGGCAGAAGAAACTGCAGCCCGGCCTGGTCATCGCGGATGACTGGTGGGGCGACTTTTCGCCGGTGCCCTACGAATGGTTCCCCGACGTGGAAGTCGTCGCGGACACGCGTCTCTACTGGTACGGCGACCGCATCGTCCGGGTCTATGAACCGCGGCGCGAGATCATCGATGTCATCGTCGTTCCGACGATCCACGTCGATTGGTGACACGGGCCGCTTGCAAGAGACCGCGCACCGGAGGCGTATCGCCGCGCCTGACGGATGAAACATCGAACGACTTTAATCACGGCCTTGGTATTCGGAGGCCCACTGACTTTTGCCGCGGAGCCGGTCGACACGATCAATCCGCTCTCCGGCACCGATGGCGATACCGAGTTCTCGCGCGGCAATACGGTGCCAGCCATCGTCGCTCCCTTCGGGATGACAACGTGGGCTCCGCAGACCGATGAATCTGTCTCGCCCTTCTATCAGATGAAGCACAAGCAGTGGGAAGGCATCCGCGCGACCCACCAGCCGAGCGTGTGGATCCGGGACTATGGCGACTTCCTGGTGACGCCCGTGGTCGGCGAATGGAAGGGCACGCGAAAGAGCCGCGCGTCTGCCTTTTCGCATGAGAAGGAGACGGCGAAGGCCTACTACTACTCGGCATGGCTGGATCGCTATGAAACGAAGGTCGAGCTGGTGCCGACGGAGCGTTGCTCGCTGATGCGGTTCACGTTTCCTACCACTGATCAGGCCGCAGTAGTTTTCGACAACGAAGGGGAGGTGGAGGAATTCGATCCAGCCCATCGCAAGATCCGTGGTGCGGCGCGACACGTCACCTTCGGCGCACCGGGCGGCTTCGCGATGTACTTCGTGGCCGAGTTCGATGATGCTTACACCGCCTTCGAGATTGAGAAGAAGGAGAAGAAAAGCACGGCTGCGGTGCGCTTTAAAAGCACCGGCAAGGCGGTTGGCATGAAGATCGGCACGTCTTTTATCAGCTACGAGCAAGCGGAGCTGAACCTGCGGCGCGAGCTGCCTGATTGGGATTTCGATGCCGCTCGTGATCGCTCAAGGGCGACTTGGGCGAAGGAGCTCGCCACGGTGAGCATCAAGGGAGCCAACGAGGACCAGCAGAGCATCTTCTACACGGCGCTCTACCGTTCACTGCAGTTCCCGCGGATGTTCCATGAGCCGGACGAGAGCGGGAAGATCCGGCACTACAGTCCCTTCGCCAATGGCAAGCTCTTCGATGGCACGCTCTATACGGATAATGGCCTGTGGGATACCTACCGGACCGCCTTCCCTTTCCTCGCCCTCTACTATCCGGATCGTAGCACGGATATCCTGAATGGCTGGCTGAATGCGTATCGCGAGGGCGGCCGTCTGCCGAATTGGCCGAGCCCGGGCAACCGGCCGT is a window of Luteolibacter sp. Y139 DNA encoding:
- a CDS encoding TolB family protein, which translates into the protein MKSRALICTAVLAGIVSASAEPESPADHLPPHITRLTWFGERADFSHDGTKVLFLSKTFGDAMELDLATKRIRNLTSHYPHHGYTRATYLANDDILLSGPEQFDPAHIGEARTQCWLSVLDKSGTKRPVPLGTKCSEGAAVSRKRMHIAWTHVAAEYPEEMERDSSRMLEADIVMEDGKPKLANQQVIIESKDLPFRCTMETQNYVSPDERVLTFSAYGHQGTDVASIDLTTKKVTNLSNAPGQYDEPEGVFPDGRFTLVECDKQNHKGSGNVDLWKLALDGSGNYERLTYFSDTPGFKASNPVVSDDGKFIAFQLAKTQDAAGVGYGIFLYDIAGAPGSSDH
- a CDS encoding malectin domain-containing carbohydrate-binding protein — its product is MKLSPQLLFPSTVPFHRLGLLAAILSLAPVVSEGAAAARLTINSGSGSLETSSTNTGGSFQLENLSTSGEKILSAKIDLSTAILPDVVFDPAGTAGDPDGKEFQLDSFSGTGTPTHAFESPHDGIGSADGYDVLRVDFGAGVSFGAGKTMTFSSDIDPTSVKGAPPPGPDHAASVSGLEVIGATVTVTFDNGTTRVVRMGGVTGSSNSNKMSQGVLSASNLATPTIAVTGKTSPFTVNSYPTVRVTGPAGATVRLWVVHTELHIIGSGYDVEPYETNKAVAYGFNTATIGAGGFVDVVATLAHADAPEGIKVLSAVLVDGSGDRSSCSNILTIDYDPGGSGSSDTEAPGVPGNFAVNSATAASVTLGWSASTDNVAVAGYRVYRGATEIGTTQQTTFTDTGRSPSTLYTYQVKAYDAAGNHSGAASLSVTTPADTVAPTRPGSLNANTGNGTVQLTWNASTDEVGVTGYRIRRNGNPTPIATVGALTYADAGLSNGTAYTYDVRAIDAAGNESTAATITATPTLSPSALLRVNVGSNASYVDPQGNTWAADYGSNTGYTDTNTAIITGTDKPALYQKRRIDRDSAPELTYGLAVPNGDYRVVLHFVEVVPSVSFVGGRVFDITAEGALAVDDFDIFARVGANTALAVEVPVTVTDGQLNIGFLHGTNNPVLSGIEVFTKPTVVVAPTFEEWLAQHGLAGQTAGDSDGGGANNLAEYELQLDPNDPADDLAFRVRCEASGGGIVVHLPGLKPLGNYYLHRSGGLSNLADSANRVVTFTRAQIEAMTPQQRAEQSVSLTPAGGRGFCQVFFEPVGE
- a CDS encoding GH92 family glycosyl hydrolase, whose protein sequence is MKHRTTLITALVFGGPLTFAAEPVDTINPLSGTDGDTEFSRGNTVPAIVAPFGMTTWAPQTDESVSPFYQMKHKQWEGIRATHQPSVWIRDYGDFLVTPVVGEWKGTRKSRASAFSHEKETAKAYYYSAWLDRYETKVELVPTERCSLMRFTFPTTDQAAVVFDNEGEVEEFDPAHRKIRGAARHVTFGAPGGFAMYFVAEFDDAYTAFEIEKKEKKSTAAVRFKSTGKAVGMKIGTSFISYEQAELNLRRELPDWDFDAARDRSRATWAKELATVSIKGANEDQQSIFYTALYRSLQFPRMFHEPDESGKIRHYSPFANGKLFDGTLYTDNGLWDTYRTAFPFLALYYPDRSTDILNGWLNAYREGGRLPNWPSPGNRPCMIGSHSDSILADAWVKGLHGFDLKDAYAAVRKNATENDAQGWAGRDHLNEYLAKSYIPMDARKEAATSCTLEYAYDDYCVSRLAKAMDRQDDFKLFSERARNYHNVWDPQTGFMRGKMADGSWNEPFDPLAWGGAYVEGNAWQWTWSVMHDPYGLMKLLGGREAMAKKLDDLLSMPTTSVVGSYGHKIHEMREVEHAKMGQYAHVNEPCHHVLYFYNHARQPWKTQAAVRRVMDELYDRNGMIGDEDTGQMSAWYVFNAAGFYPFCPGNPNYLIGSPLFQETAIQLTGGKTFTVRAANNSPQNRYIQSAKLNGKPFTKNWLSHETIVAGGTLEFEMGSQPNEAWGSGEGDAPPDEWQ